A window of Flavobacterium psychrophilum genomic DNA:
AAAAGCGTTGAGGGCACGGGCTCAGAATTTATAATTTCAATTGCAAAGCCATGAAACATATATTATTGGCAGAAGACGATTTTGATTACGCCAGCATACTAAAGCAGTACCTTGAAATATCGGGGTTTACCGTTACATGGGCAAAAGATGGTGCCGAAGCGTTACTGCTTTTTCCACAAGCTAAACCTGACATTTGTGTGTTTGATGTAATGATGCCAAAAATGGATGGCTTTACGCTTGCTGAAAACATAATTACCGACTATCCCGAAACGTCTATTGTTTTTCTTACCGCTAAGGGTATGAAGGAAGATAAGATACGTGGTTTAAAACTGGGTGCCGATGATTATGTTGTTAAACCTTTTGAAGCCGATGAGCTTATACTCCGCATAAAAAATATCCTGAAGCGTTCGCAGCGTTCGTATAGCGCTACTCCCGAAGGCAATAACAAGCTCACCATTGGCAGTTATGCGTTTGATGGTGCTAATTATACACTTACCAACAATGATACGTTACATCGCCTGACGGAACGCGAAGCAAACCTTATCAGCTATCTCTTTGACAACAGGAACCGTGTAATAAAACGTGACGAAATACTAAGCAAGGTATGGGGTAGCGATGACTTTTTCTCAGGAAGAAGCATGGATGTTTTTATCAGCCGTTTACGGAAGTACTTTGCTGAAGATCCCTCTATTGCAATAGTAAGCTACCGTGGGTTGGGACTGGAATTTAAGATAGATAAATAGCTTGAAGGTGATTCGGAATCAGAATCAAATAATCTAACTACAGAATAAGCAGTTAAACCAGTTGCCCGCTAAATTTTTCCCTATACATTTTCGGGGTCATACCCACATTCTTTTTAAACAGGGTTCGGAAAGTTTTTAAGTCATTATACCCCGATTCCAGCATAACTTCAAGTATACTGTGGCGCGATTGTTCCAGCATTTGCTTGGCAGCCTCAATACGTGTTTTTTGCAGGTATTCTATTGGGGTTATTCCGGTTACCTGCTTAAAGCGGCGTACAAGGTTTCGCCTGCTCGACGGTACATCGGTAATAAGCTCTTCGATTGTGCTGGCAGTATTAAAATGTTTCTTTATTTCGTCCTGTGTTTTTTTAACCAGGTCGTCGCCATGGTCTTCTGCGGGTGTAAATGTGCCAAAATAGGTTTGCCTGTTTCTGTCAAGATCTATAGAAAATACTTTTGCCGCTTTTACCGCAATTTTTTTACTGCAATAAATTTCAAGCAGCAGCATTAGCAGGTGGAATGTATTGGTCGCGCCTCCGCTGGTATATACCCTGTCCTGTTCGGTAACTACCGCTTCTGCCTGCAATTGTACCAAAGGGAATAATTTGGCAAATGCACTTTCTGCGTTAATATGCGTTGTAGCAGGTTTATTGTCTAACAACCCCGAAGCACCAAGCAAAAAAGCACCCGTGCAAAAACTCGCCACAGCAGCACCTCCTTTATATTGACCCTGAAGCCACGGCACCCAGGCTATATTTGTTTTTAAGGATGTTGCCAAATCTTCTCCTTTAAAAGATGGTATCATTATCAAATCGTAATCCACATCTTTTGTTATCGCTTTCGGCGAATGCCCCGGATAAACCAATCCTTCATGTTCCGGCAAATGAATAAGGCTAATCGTAAAAGGAGCGTCTTTACCTTCCTGCGTATAGAAACGATTGGCTGTTTCAAATACATCTAATATGGCAGCGACACTTAGCAGGCGGTGGCCTTTAGTTAATAAAATTCCTAATTGCATAACGGTATAATTACAGGTAAAACAAATATAATTGCTTTTTGGCTCAAACGCCCCCTTAGATTGACTTTTTATAACAGCATATCTATAATTTTCTTAACTTAACTTTGTCATAAGACATTCATAATAAACTTTTTGACAAAATAAATCCTAAATAATTACGAAAACAGTATACTACCAATTTTAACCTGTTACACATAACCCAACACTTATAATTATGAAAAAACTAACCAGCCCCTTATCTCTTAACACCGATCTGGCCTCCCTTATTTTAAGGGTTATTTTTGGCGGGATGTTTATTTACCACGGATTGCCAAAACTTACAGGCTACAGCCAGATGGTTGAAATGTTTGGAGACCCTATTGGCATTGGCAACGAGCTATCAGTTATCCTGGTCATCTTTTCCGAATTTTTCTGCGGGCTATTTATACTCTTAGGATTTTTGACACGATTTTCGGTAGTACCGGTATTCATAACTATGCTTGTAGCTTTTTTTGTAGCGCATGGCAACGATGAATTTACCGTAAAAATGCTACCGTTTGTGTATCTGTTTTTATGCGTAGTAATATTTATTCTTGGTAGCGGAAAGTATTCGGCAGATGCGGTGCTATTTAAAAAAGGATCTCATACTACCCAATACTAGCAGACTATTCACTCAACAACACCTCAAAAAACACCCTCATGAACATACTATTTATTATACTTGGAATTATAGCTATACCGTTTATTATCGCACTGTTTGTGCCTAAAACATATGGTGTAGAACGCAGTACTTTAATCGCAAGCCCTAAACATGAAGTTTTTGAATATATAAAGATCATAAAGAACCAGGATCATTACAGCAAATGGGTGCAGACCGACCCCAATATGAAAAAAACATTTACAGGGGTTGATGGCACCATTGGTTTTATATATGCATGGAACGGAAACAGCAAAGCCGGCGAAGGCGAGCAGGAAATTACCGGCGTTACCGATGGCGAACGCATTACTACAGAAATACGTTTTGTACGCCCCTTTAAAAATGTTGGACACGTTTATATGACTACCGAAGCCGATACAGAACACAGTACCAAAGTAACATGGGGAATGACAGGCAGAAGTCCGTACCCTTTAAACCTGATGACTGCAATGATGAAAAATGTATTAGGCAATGACATTTCTTTTAGCCTGGGTCAGCTTAAAAAGATCCTGGAGCACAGATAGAAAACAAATTAATCTAAATAATTATGGCTGGTTTAAATCCATACCTAACGTTTAACGGTAAGACCGAAGAGGCGTTTAACCATTACAAAAATGTGTTTGGCGGCGAGTTCGCCATGACAATGCGCTTCGGTGATGCTAAAGAACATGTGCCAACACCTGATGCCGAAAGCAACCGCATTATGCATATTGCACTGCCTATTGGTAAAAGCGTACTTATGGGCAGCGATACAATGAACGGTGCCGATGTTAAAGAAGGTACCAACGTGACCATATCTTTTAATCCCGACAGCCGTACTGAGGCCGACAGGATTTACAAAGGCCTTGCGGAAAGCGGCAAGGAAATCATGCCAATGGAAGACACTTTTTGGGGTGACTATTTTGGTGTGGTTACCGACAAATTCGGCATCAACTGGATGGTGAATTACAGTGCGATGATGGCATAACATCTAAAACATGCAGTGTGCTTGTCATTTCGACGATAAGAGAAATCTCGTTTAATTCCAAAATCGTTCAACAAAGATTTGATCGTAAGTCGGCTTACAGCCTCGTGCCTCGATTCAAATGCATCCTGATCAAAATGAAAGAACCTTTTTAAATCAAATTAAAATCTAAAGCTATGTTTAAAGACACACAAGCATTCAGTGGTTATTCGGTAAACGATACCGCAAAAGCAAAAGACTTTTACCACGGCGTTTTAGGGCTTGAAGTAAAAGAAGCAATGGAAGGAATGGTATTGCAATTGCACATTAATGGCGGAATTCCCATTATGTTGTATGAAAAACCAAACCACGAACCGGCAACCTTTACAGTGCTTAACTTTCCTGTACAGGATATTGAAAAGGCGGTTGCCGATCTTAAAGCCAAAGGCGTAACTTTTGAAAGCTACGACTTTAAAGACCTGAAGACCGACAGTGATAATATCTCCCGAAGCGAAGGTCCAAAGATTGCCTGGTTTAAAGACCCGGCAGGAAATATTTTATCGGTACTGGAGGAGTAAAAATCAGCGGCAACTATTCAGTGTTTAGTCGCAGTTTACAGTACCAAATCATCAATCAAAAAACGAATAATTATGCCTAAAGAAATCATCCGCCAGTTAGAGTCGGCTTTAAATGACACCCTTCATTTATTGGAATCTTTTACAGAAAAAGAATTGAATATAGTACCGTTTAAAGGAAGCTGGACCGCAGCCCAGGTTGCAAGGCATCTGTACAAATCGGAAACAGGGATAGACCAAATTTTCTATGCACCATCTCAACCCGCTGACAGGGATCCCGAAGAAAAAGCGGCATGGATGAAGGAACTATTCCTGAACTTTGAAAACAAAATGAAATCTCCCGACTTTATTTTACCCGAAGAAAAACATTATGAAAAGGTAGCTCTGGAAGAGTCATTGGAAGATGAAAAAACAAAAGTGCTGGAAGCTGTACAAAACAGCAATCTGAGTGAAATAGCAATATTATCTGAGGACCATCCGTTAAATGGCAGCACCAAATTGGAGATACTCCACTTTTTAACCTACCACACCATGAGGCATAACCATCAGATACGCAAGATAAAGCAAGCGTTGAATTAATTTGAGTCGCAATTTACAGTGTTTTTGTCATTCTGAAGAAGAATATTAATACTTCACTCTGCTTCGCGAACGTTCAGAATGACAAAACCCCTGATAAATTACTTTGCGTTAAAATAATACGAGATAGTTACCGAAGTTTCAGGCGCAACCACACCCTCCTGATGACGTGCCTCTACACCATTAAGATAAATATACATATCGTAATGCACCTCTATTCCGGGAGTTGATACAAAGTCGGCTTTAAGGGTTGCTTCAAAAGGCATTTCTACAGTTATCGGCTTCTCCCATGTAAGTAATGACTGGTATTCTTCGGGAGCTTCTACCAATGCCCCAGTTGGATCTGAATAAGTAATCTTTGTTACCACAGATCTGTCAACAACCAACTTGTATTTAACATCAATAATCTGGGCAAGGCTCTCTGCCTCGTTGTCGCCGTCCCCGCTACATGAAAGTACAGAAAAAAGCAACGGAAGGGCAATCAGTATGAATACCGATCTTTGTAAAATTCTTTTCATAAACAGGTTCGCGTTTGTTTTGTTATAAAAATTAATGCCGTGTAAGACAGCCGCTAAAGTAGCTATAAATTGTTTATGTCAACAAAAAAAGAGGAAGCAGTTGCTCCCTCTTTTACTATATTATTTATGTGATAAAATTCCCTGTTTAAGAACCTGTCCAAATTCATACATATCTTCAAATGAACAGTATAGTGGTACCGGAGCAAGGCGTATAACATTTGGCTCTCTCCAATCGGTAATAACACCCTGTTTCATCAGGTAGTCAAATAACGATCTTCCCTCTCCATGAAGGAATACCGATATCTGGCTTGCCCTTTCTTTAGGATCTGCAGGAGTGATAACTTCAAAATTACCTTTAACCTCCCTGTCAATTTCATGAAGGATAAATTCAAGGTAAGCAGTTATCTGGTCACGCTTAGCGATAAGTGCCGGCATACCAACCTCATCAAACATTTCTACCGATGCCAAATACGGCGCCAGCGAAAGCACCGGAAGACAGCTAACCTGCCAGCCGTTTGCCCCACGAATAGGGTCGAAATTAGGCTCCATTAAGAAACGGCGTTCTTTGTTATGTCCCCACCATCCGGCAAAACGTTTCAGGTCCATATCGTTATGGTGCATTTCGTGTACAAATGCCCCTGACGCGTTACCCGGCCCTGAATTCATGTATTTATAACTGCACCATGCGGCGAAGTCTACATTCCAGTCGTGAAGTTCCAACGCTATATTTCCCGCTGCGTGTGCAAGATCCCAACCTACATAGGCACCGGCATCCTGACCCGCTTTAGTTATGGTTTTCATATCAAACACCTGGCCTGTATAGTAGTTTACACCACCCAAAAGCACAAGGGCAAGCTCATCACCTACTTCGTTTATTTTGGCAAGAACGTCCTCAAGGCGAA
This region includes:
- a CDS encoding transcriptional regulator; translation: MKHILLAEDDFDYASILKQYLEISGFTVTWAKDGAEALLLFPQAKPDICVFDVMMPKMDGFTLAENIITDYPETSIVFLTAKGMKEDKIRGLKLGADDYVVKPFEADELILRIKNILKRSQRSYSATPEGNNKLTIGSYAFDGANYTLTNNDTLHRLTEREANLISYLFDNRNRVIKRDEILSKVWGSDDFFSGRSMDVFISRLRKYFAEDPSIAIVSYRGLGLEFKIDK
- a CDS encoding AraC family transcriptional regulator, which gives rise to MQLGILLTKGHRLLSVAAILDVFETANRFYTQEGKDAPFTISLIHLPEHEGLVYPGHSPKAITKDVDYDLIMIPSFKGEDLATSLKTNIAWVPWLQGQYKGGAAVASFCTGAFLLGASGLLDNKPATTHINAESAFAKLFPLVQLQAEAVVTEQDRVYTSGGATNTFHLLMLLLEIYCSKKIAVKAAKVFSIDLDRNRQTYFGTFTPAEDHGDDLVKKTQDEIKKHFNTASTIEELITDVPSSRRNLVRRFKQVTGITPIEYLQKTRIEAAKQMLEQSRHSILEVMLESGYNDLKTFRTLFKKNVGMTPKMYREKFSGQLV
- a CDS encoding polyketide cyclase, producing the protein MNILFIILGIIAIPFIIALFVPKTYGVERSTLIASPKHEVFEYIKIIKNQDHYSKWVQTDPNMKKTFTGVDGTIGFIYAWNGNSKAGEGEQEITGVTDGERITTEIRFVRPFKNVGHVYMTTEADTEHSTKVTWGMTGRSPYPLNLMTAMMKNVLGNDISFSLGQLKKILEHR
- a CDS encoding glyoxalase, coding for MAGLNPYLTFNGKTEEAFNHYKNVFGGEFAMTMRFGDAKEHVPTPDAESNRIMHIALPIGKSVLMGSDTMNGADVKEGTNVTISFNPDSRTEADRIYKGLAESGKEIMPMEDTFWGDYFGVVTDKFGINWMVNYSAMMA
- a CDS encoding glyoxalase — its product is MFKDTQAFSGYSVNDTAKAKDFYHGVLGLEVKEAMEGMVLQLHINGGIPIMLYEKPNHEPATFTVLNFPVQDIEKAVADLKAKGVTFESYDFKDLKTDSDNISRSEGPKIAWFKDPAGNILSVLEE
- a CDS encoding kynureninase, which gives rise to MDFQNTREYAQQLDAKDKLAKYREEFHFPHVNGKQVVYFTGNSLGLQPKRTKAYIDEIMDDWAKLAVEGHFYADKPWWDYHERFAVPLSKVVGALPSEVTVMNTLTVNLNLLMVSFYNPTAKRFKIICEEKAFPSDQYMLQNQVKFHGLNPDDAIVQIKRREGEHNIRLEDVLAKINEVGDELALVLLGGVNYYTGQVFDMKTITKAGQDAGAYVGWDLAHAAGNIALELHDWNVDFAAWCSYKYMNSGPGNASGAFVHEMHHNDMDLKRFAGWWGHNKERRFLMEPNFDPIRGANGWQVSCLPVLSLAPYLASVEMFDEVGMPALIAKRDQITAYLEFILHEIDREVKGNFEVITPADPKERASQISVFLHGEGRSLFDYLMKQGVITDWREPNVIRLAPVPLYCSFEDMYEFGQVLKQGILSHK